A genomic stretch from Zeimonas sediminis includes:
- a CDS encoding MDR family oxidoreductase, giving the protein MHRSLFLENDAPGFRASLRELDDAALGEHAADGNVVVRISHSTLNYKDGLAITNRSPVVRKWPMVPGIDGAGIVESSDDPRWKAGDAVILNGWGVGETHWGCLSQKARLKGDWLVRLPDGLGPAQAMAIGTAGYTAMLCAMALEREGVKPDQGEVLVTGAAGGVGSVAIAILAARGFRVVASTGRPEEADYLKSLGAADIVERKALSEPGKPLQRERWAGVVDAVGSHTLANACAQTRYRGTVAACGLAQGMDFPASVAPFILRGVRLIGVDSVMCPRGERETAWANLARELDRDRLAAMTTTIGLADALGAAGDVLAGKVRGRIVVDVNR; this is encoded by the coding sequence ATGCATCGATCCCTGTTCCTCGAAAACGACGCGCCCGGCTTTCGAGCCAGCCTGCGCGAGCTCGACGACGCGGCGCTCGGCGAGCACGCGGCCGACGGCAACGTCGTCGTCCGGATCTCCCACTCCACTCTGAACTACAAGGACGGCCTGGCAATCACGAACCGATCGCCGGTCGTCAGGAAGTGGCCGATGGTGCCCGGGATCGATGGCGCCGGCATCGTCGAGTCCAGCGACGACCCGCGCTGGAAGGCCGGCGACGCGGTGATCCTGAACGGCTGGGGTGTCGGCGAGACCCACTGGGGCTGCCTGTCGCAGAAAGCGAGGCTGAAGGGCGACTGGCTGGTGCGCCTGCCCGACGGCCTGGGCCCTGCCCAGGCGATGGCGATCGGCACCGCCGGCTACACCGCGATGCTGTGCGCGATGGCGCTCGAGCGCGAAGGCGTGAAGCCCGATCAGGGCGAGGTGCTGGTCACCGGCGCGGCCGGCGGCGTGGGCAGCGTGGCGATCGCGATCCTGGCCGCGCGCGGCTTCAGGGTGGTGGCCTCGACCGGCCGCCCCGAGGAGGCCGACTACCTGAAGTCGCTCGGGGCCGCCGACATCGTCGAGCGCAAGGCGCTGTCCGAGCCCGGCAAGCCGCTGCAGCGCGAGCGCTGGGCGGGCGTCGTCGACGCGGTGGGCTCGCACACGCTCGCCAATGCCTGCGCCCAGACCCGCTACCGCGGCACGGTCGCGGCCTGCGGGCTGGCTCAGGGCATGGATTTCCCCGCCTCGGTCGCACCGTTCATCCTGCGCGGCGTCAGGCTGATCGGTGTCGACTCGGTGATGTGCCCGCGCGGGGAACGCGAGACCGCCTGGGCGAACCTGGCGCGCGAACTCGACCGCGACCGTCTTGCCGCGATGACCACGACGATCGGGCTGGCCGACGCGCTCGGCGCGGCCGGCG
- a CDS encoding PH domain-containing protein, with protein MADVVYRSRVDAWLVAAVALAPGFLLVDAISAYPESPRETLSGLAMLALLAALGAIFGYPCTYTLASTHLLIRSGAFRQRIAYADVTSVEPSRSAWAAPALSLRRVRIVHAGRVQLVSPRKREAFIEALRERVQDARSATGQR; from the coding sequence TTGGCCGACGTCGTCTACCGGTCGCGGGTCGACGCCTGGCTCGTCGCCGCGGTGGCGCTCGCGCCGGGATTCCTGCTCGTCGACGCGATCTCCGCGTACCCGGAATCGCCGCGCGAGACCCTGTCCGGCCTGGCGATGCTGGCCCTGCTTGCCGCGTTGGGCGCGATCTTCGGCTACCCCTGCACCTACACGCTCGCCTCGACCCACCTGCTGATCCGCAGCGGGGCCTTCCGCCAGCGGATCGCCTATGCCGACGTCACGTCGGTCGAGCCCAGCCGCAGCGCCTGGGCGGCCCCTGCCCTGTCGCTGCGCAGGGTCAGGATCGTCCACGCGGGGCGCGTCCAGCTGGTCTCGCCGCGCAAGCGCGAAGCCTTCATCGAGGCGCTTCGCGAGCGCGTGCAGGACGCCCGCTCGGCGACGGGCCAGCGCTAG
- the paaK gene encoding phenylacetate--CoA ligase PaaK, translating into MTKQASPGSSVRLSAGGFPLEPIENASIDELRALQLERLRQTLRHAWDSVPHYRARFEAAGVHPDDLKTLDDLGRFPFTTKGDLRDTYPFGMFAVPRDKVVRIHASSGTTGKPTVVGYTQKDIDTWANLVARSIRAAGARPGDMVHVSYGYGLFTGGLGAHYGAERLGLTVVPFGGGQTERQVQLIADFRPDVIMVTPSYMLAIADEFERQGLDPREASLRIGIFGAEPWTNEMRAEIEKRLAIDAVDIYGLSEVMGPGVANECVETKDGPTIWEDHFYPEVIDPETGRVLPDGEFGELVFTSLTKEALPIVRYRTRDLTRLLPGTARTMRRMQKITGRSDDMMIIRGVNVFPSQIEELILQRPNLAPHYVCELNREGPMDTLTVRVELKAGEHHDRSAAVGAAAALEHAIKSYIGVSVKVIVEPPGAVERSIGKAKRVIDKRPKG; encoded by the coding sequence ATGACGAAGCAGGCTTCCCCCGGATCGAGCGTTCGACTGTCGGCCGGCGGCTTTCCTCTCGAGCCGATCGAGAACGCGAGCATCGACGAGCTGAGGGCGCTTCAGCTCGAGCGGCTGCGCCAGACGCTTCGCCACGCCTGGGACAGCGTCCCGCACTACCGCGCCCGTTTCGAGGCGGCCGGCGTGCACCCGGACGACCTGAAGACCCTGGACGACCTGGGCCGCTTCCCGTTCACCACGAAGGGCGACCTGCGCGACACCTACCCGTTCGGGATGTTCGCGGTGCCGCGCGACAAGGTGGTCCGGATCCACGCGTCGAGCGGCACGACAGGCAAGCCGACCGTGGTCGGCTACACGCAGAAGGACATCGACACCTGGGCGAACCTGGTCGCAAGGTCGATCCGCGCGGCCGGCGCGCGCCCGGGCGACATGGTGCACGTCAGCTACGGCTACGGCCTGTTCACCGGCGGGCTGGGCGCGCACTACGGCGCCGAGCGCCTGGGCCTCACCGTGGTGCCCTTCGGAGGCGGGCAGACCGAGCGGCAGGTGCAGCTGATCGCCGACTTCCGGCCCGACGTCATCATGGTCACGCCGAGCTACATGCTGGCGATCGCCGACGAGTTCGAGCGGCAAGGTCTGGATCCGCGCGAGGCGAGCCTGCGCATCGGCATCTTCGGCGCCGAGCCCTGGACCAACGAGATGCGGGCCGAGATCGAGAAGCGGCTCGCGATCGACGCGGTCGACATCTACGGGCTGTCCGAGGTGATGGGCCCGGGTGTGGCCAACGAGTGCGTGGAGACCAAGGACGGCCCGACGATCTGGGAGGACCATTTCTATCCAGAGGTGATCGATCCGGAGACCGGCCGCGTGCTGCCCGACGGCGAGTTCGGCGAGCTCGTCTTCACCTCGCTGACCAAGGAGGCGCTGCCGATCGTCCGCTACCGCACGCGCGACCTGACCCGGCTGCTGCCGGGCACCGCGCGCACGATGCGGCGGATGCAGAAGATCACCGGCCGTTCCGACGACATGATGATCATCCGCGGCGTCAACGTGTTCCCGTCGCAGATCGAGGAGCTGATCCTGCAGCGGCCGAACCTGGCGCCGCACTACGTGTGCGAGCTGAACCGGGAAGGCCCGATGGACACGCTGACGGTGCGGGTCGAGCTCAAGGCCGGCGAGCACCACGACCGCTCGGCGGCCGTCGGGGCTGCCGCCGCGCTCGAGCACGCGATCAAGTCCTACATCGGCGTGTCGGTGAAGGTGATCGTCGAGCCGCCGGGCGCGGTCGAACGATCGATCGGCAAGGCCAAGCGGGTGATCGACAAGCGACCGAAGGGCTGA
- the paaI gene encoding hydroxyphenylacetyl-CoA thioesterase PaaI, whose amino-acid sequence MMADDRASRHLGIELLEIGPGRARMRLKVRPELTNGHGICHGGYIFLLADTTFAFACNSHNQRAVAAGCSIDFLAPAHDGDVLTAEGVERHLAGRHGVYDISVRDQDGKLIALFRGKSATIKGQFFEETK is encoded by the coding sequence ATGATGGCCGACGACCGCGCTTCGCGACACCTCGGCATCGAGCTGCTCGAAATCGGGCCGGGCCGGGCGCGAATGCGGCTGAAGGTACGCCCCGAACTCACAAACGGCCACGGGATCTGCCACGGCGGCTACATCTTCCTGCTGGCAGACACCACTTTCGCCTTCGCCTGCAACAGCCACAACCAGCGCGCGGTGGCCGCCGGCTGTTCGATCGACTTCCTGGCACCCGCGCACGACGGCGACGTGCTGACCGCCGAGGGCGTCGAACGGCACCTCGCCGGTCGACACGGCGTCTACGACATCAGCGTTCGCGACCAGGACGGCAAGCTGATCGCGCTCTTTCGCGGCAAGTCGGCCACGATCAAAGGCCAGTTCTTCGAGGAGACGAAATGA